TCGACGGCCAGCTTTGAAATTGGAACGGCCGCGCCGGCCGTTATTTCGGCTGAATCCACGATCGCCATCTCCTACGAGAAGCCGGCAGTAACCACCACGCCGGCTCCCGTCGCAGAGCCGGAGCCCGAGCCCGTTGTTGAGGCAGCCCCGGCAGCCGCGGCCGCTCCCGCCGCGGCGCCTGCGGCCGCCATCAAGGTTGCTTCGTCCGCCCCCGCGGCTCCGGCCGCCCCGGTCGCTGCCAGCGGCAAGGGCCAGGCCATCCTGTCCGCAGCGTACGCCCAGCTGGGCGTCAACCAGGACTGCACCATGCTCGTGACCAACTCACTGGCCGCCGTAGGCATCAACTTCCATGACTGGCCCGCAGGCTACCTCTCCCTGGGCCGCACCGTCAGTGCAGCAGAAGCAAAGCCCGGCGACCTGATCTACTACGCAAACGGTGGCGCGGGCATGGCCCACATTGCCGTTTACGCAGGCAACGGCCAGGCCGTGCACGGCGGCTACAACGGCAACCAGACCGTTGTGTTCAGCGCCAATGTTGGATCAGGACCGGTTTTCATCCGCGTGTCCTAACAGCTGTTGAGCCTTCAAAGGACCCCTGCCTGGTGGCGGGGGTCCTTTGCTGTCTGTTCCCTCAGGGACGCGGCGGCAGCCGCCAGGCCGGGCATCCCGGAAACGGCCGGACCGAGCGATTAGTTTATCCGGGCATTTTTTGTTTACTCTTGTGGTGTCGATCCATAGCCCGGATATGCCGGGGGCAGCCGGCCCTCGTGCCCCTGACGGGTGCGGCCACAAAGAGGTAAGTGCATGCGCACTCTCGTTCTGAATGCTGGATATGAACCGCTGGCGGTAGTCACCTTCCGCCGGGCGCTGGTGCTTGTGCTCACGGGCAAGGCCAGTGTTATTGCCGAGGGCGATGACCCCGTGGTGGGGCCGCAGGAGATTCTGGGCCGCCCGTCTGTGATTCTCCTGAACCGTTACATCCGTCCCAGATATAACCAGAGCACCGCGGTAAGCCGCCGCGGCGTCCTCCGGCGCGACGGTCACCGGTGTGCCTACTGCGGCAAAGGTGCCCACACCATCGACCACGTGCAGCCCAAATCGCGTGGCGGTGCCGATTCGTGGGAGAACCTGGTGGCCGCCTGCCTCCGATGCAACAACAGCAAAGGTGACCACACCCCGGCCGAGATGGGCTGGAAGCTGAGGTTTGTGCCGGAAGCGCCGCACGGCACCATCTGGCAGATCAAGGAACTGGAGAAGCCGACGCCTGCCTGGGATCCGTTTTTGCTGCCTGAACGGGCGGCCTGAACGCTTCCGGACTGCCGGTTTCGGGCGCGCGCGAGGAGTAACAGTCGCGCATGCCCACGGACGTTCCGGCGCGGCTAGGCTGGGCTGGTGGATGCAGACTCGTTCGATTTTGATGCCGTCATTCTTGCCGGCGGCCGTTCGGAACGCCTGGGCGGCGTGCCCAAGCAGGGGCTGAAGTACGACGGCGACACCTTGTTGGGCCGCTCCATCGCCGCTGCCGGAGGTGCCCGGGCCGTGGTTGTGGTGGGTCCTGAGCCCGCGGAACATCCGGCCGGCATCCTCAGCTGCCGCGAGGAGCCCGCCTTCGGCGGTCCGGCCGCGGCCATTGCCGCCGGGCTTGCGGCGCTGGCGAAGGCCGGTGGAAGCCGGCCGCCGGTGACCCTTGTTCTTGCCTGCGACATGCCGAATGTGCGGCAGGCGGTGACGGCACTTCGGGAGGGGCTGCTGGCCGCCGGTCCCCTGACAACGTGCGACGGCGTGGTGGCTGTCTCGGAGGATGGCCGCCGGCAGCCCCTGGTGGGCTTTTATAGCACGCCCGCGCTACAACGCTCGGCGGCTGAACTTGCGGCCAGGGGTCAACTGATCAACGGGTCGGTTCGGGCACTCCTTGCTAGTCTTGACGTAAAGCCTGTTGCCGTTCCGGCCCGGTCCACGGCAGACGTGGACACCTGGGACGACGCCGCCACACTCGGGGTGGGCGGCCCTGGTCCACTTGGTGGCTCCCGGAGCAAAGCGGCCGCAGATGAATTGGGAGGCAGAGCGTGAAAAGTCAGGACGAGACGCTGGAAGAGTGGAGCAGGTCGCTGCTGCAGGCGTATGACTTGGAAGACGTGCAGATTGACGTCAACGCCATCCTTTCGTTGGCCGGAGTGGCGGCACACTCGGTAGTGCGCCCGGCCGCACCACTGACCACCTTTATTGCCGGCCTCGCCGCGGGCCTGGCTGCCGGCCCGGGGCAAGCACCTGATGCCGCCGCCATGAACGCAGCCCTGGACCGTGCCAGGACCCTGGCCGCCGACTACGACTCTGCGGCCACAGAACCGAAATCAGCCGGGGCCCCCGTCGAATGATCACCGTCGAATGACCACCGCCCCCGGCGATGAAGCCGGGAGCCCCGACCCGCTGCACGCCCCGCCAACGCCGGAGACCGGCCCGGTGCACCTGGCCCATACATGGGAAGAAGCACGCAAAGCAGCCTTTGATGGCGCCACCCCGATCCCGCCCGGACGTGTTCCGCTCGGCCAGGCCTTGGGCCGGGTCCTGGTGGAAGACATTGCCGCGCTCCACGACATGCCGCACTACGCGTCCTCGGCCATGGACGGCTGGGCAGTTAACGGCAGCGGTCCGTGGATTGTGTCGGAGCCCGGCCAGCGGCTCGCGCCGCATCAGGCCAGTCCCATTGTCACGGGAGGATTGATCCCGCCCGGGGCAAGGGCGGTGCTGCGCAGCGAAAGCGCCGTGCTTGGCACTGACGAGGACGGGCTGCCGCTGCTGCAAACAGGCGGCACCGCCCGTCCCGGTGAACCCAGGAACGGTCAGCACATCCGGAAAGCCGGCGAGGAAGCGGTTGAAGGGGATGTCCTGGTCAAAGCCGGGGTGACCCTGAACCCGGCGCACCTGGCCGTCGCCGCCCTGGCCGGGCACGACGACCTGCTGGTCCGCGGGAAGCCCGTGGTGAAGCTCCTGCTGACGGGATCCGAGGTGGTGGCCCACGGATTGCCCGCCCCGGGCCAGGTCCGCGATACGTTCGGCCCTCAGCTGGCATCAGTGGTGGACATGCTCGGTGGCATCTACGCCGGTCAGGAAAGGATCGGCGATTCCTACCCCGAATGGTTGGCGGGGCTGGAGGACCTCCCCCCGGAGGTTCCGGACCCTGCCGCGCTTCCCGCCGACGTCGTTATCACCACCGGCGGGACGGGAGTCTCCCACACGGATCACCTGCGCCGGGCCGTGGCGGAGCTGGGCGGCAGGCTGGTCATCGACGGCATCGCTATGCGCCCCGGCCACCCTGCTGTGCTTGCCGAACTCCCCGATGGACGTTTTGTCCTGGGACTGCCGGGTAATCCGCTGGCCGCCATGATGGCGCTGTCCACGGTGGGTGCGCCGTTGCTTGCCGCGCTGGGCCACGGCACCATGCCGCCCATCCAGCACGTCCCCTGCGGCACCACCATTGAACCCGAACCGGGCCGCACCCGCCTGATGCCCTTCCGGCTCCTCTATGGAATGGCGTCACCGGCAAAGCACACCGGCCCCGGAATGATGCGCGGACTGGCGTCGGCAGATGGGGTGATGGTTGTCCCGCCCCACGGAGTCCAGCTCGGCGAGCCTGTGGCCGCCTTCGCGCTGCCGTGGGGGCCGCCGCTTCCCGTCCCCGAACCGGCCGGCGCCAAGCCGAAAACCCGGGCCGGAGCCAAGGGTGCCACCAGAACCGCGGGCAAGGATGCCGCGAAGCCTGCCGGTCCGGTGGACTGGAGTGCCCTGCTCGGCTGACGGGCGGCCGGACGGCACCACGGTACTGCGCGAGCCTATGGGTGGTGCGATGATGGACCTATGAACAGCATGGTAGTCCGCTGATGGGACGCGTCACCCAGCGCCGCAAGGTCCACAAATACGTCCTGGACGGCTCGCCTGCTGCCCAGGAATTCCCCATCCGGCACCGTGAGGACGTCCTCGCCGTGGAAGAGCCGCTGGAGATCCGTCTCGGTCAGCTTTCGTTCTCGGTCACAATGCGGACTCCCGGTGACGACTTTGACCTGGTGGCCGGGTTCCTGGTGTCCGAGGGAATCATTTGGGCGCCCGAACAGCTTGTTTCACTCCGGTTCTGTGCCGGCGAGGATGAAAATGGCGTTCAGACGTTCAACGTTGTGGAAGCCCAGTTGCGGCCTGACGTGGAACTTCCGGCCAGGGGGCGGAACGTCTTCACCTCGAGCTCATGTGGCATCTGCGGTACGGACTCAATCGAGGCTGTGCAAAAATCTTCCCGCTACAGCCCTGCCGCGGATCCGCTGACCATCCCGGCGGAGGTGCTGGCAGTCCTGCCGGACCGGCTGAGGGAAGCGCAGGCAGTTTTTGACACCACCGGTGGTGTGCACGCCGCGGGCCTTTTCCGGATAACGGACGACGGCGGCGTGGAGCTTTTGTGTCTCCGGGAGGACGTGGGCCGCCACAACGCCGTGGACAAGGTAGTGGGCTGGGCGCTGCGGGAGGGGCTGCTGCCGTTGACCGGGCTGGTCCTGCAGGTATCGGGGCGGGCATCGTTTGAACTCGTCCAGAAAGCCGCGCTGGCCGGGATCCCGGTCCTGGCGGCAGTCAGTGCCCCTTCCAGCCTCGCCGCAGAGCTCGCACAGGCCAGTGGCATGACCCTGGCCGGGTTCAGCCGCGGCACAAGCATGAATATCTATGCCGGTCAGGAAAGGGTCACCCTGGCCGCGTCGAACAAGGCGGAAGACGCCGCAGCCCGGGTCGCGGGATAGCCAGCCACAGCCTCAGGGGGGACGAAGGTGCTTGGCTATTGGTCGACCAGCCGGTAGATTTTATCCATCGATTGGACTGTGTTGTCCGGATTCGATCAGTCCAATTCACCTATTAAGAGGGTTTAGAGTGCACGACGACCGCCGGATTACCGAAGTCCGACTGGCCCGGTTTGTCCGAGAGCGGATCGATCCCGCCGTATATCCCCGCAGCGTCCCCCTGACCCTGACCAGCTGGGATGCTCCCGGCGAACCCGTCACGGTGATGGAAGCACTGCGGCATGACTTCCTCCCGCAGGAACACGGCGCAGCATGGGGTCAGCCGTGGGGCACCAAATGGCTGCGGCTTCAAGGCGATGTGCCCGAGGCCTGGGGTACCGGCGCGGACACGGCCGTGGAGATCGTCGTGGACCTTGGATTCATCAACGAAGCCCCCGGCTTCCAGTGCGAGGGCATCGCGTGGCGCCCGGACGGCACCATCATCAAGGCGATTTCGCCGCGGAACCAATACATCCCGCTCAAGCTGCTCGGCAGCGGCATGGCCGTTGACTTCTATGTGGAGGCGGCGGCCAACCCTGACATGGCGCAGGGCTGGACGTTCGCCGCCACGCCACTGGGGGACAAGGCGACGGCGGGCACCGCCCCGCAGTACCGGCTGGGCAGGATCGCCATTGCGGAGCTGAACCAGACGGTCTGGGAGCTCCAGCAGGACGTTTGGACGCTCTCCGGGCTGATGCATGAGCTGCCGGTGGAGCAGCCCCGGCGCCACGAGATTCTCCGTGCGCTGGAACGCATGATGGACCTGATGGACCCCGACGATGTCCCGGGAACTGCCGCCGCCGGCCGCGCTGCCCTGGCCGAGGTCCTGTCCCGGCCCGCCTATGCGTCCGCGCACCAGCTGGTGGCCACCGGTCATGCCCACATCGATTCCGCCTGGCTGTGGCCGGTTCGCGAGACCATCCGCAAGTGTGCCAGGACCTTCTCCAACGTGGTGGCACTGATGGACGAGGACCCGGGCTTTGTATTTTCCTGCTCCTCGGCCCAGCAGTTTGCCTGGATGAAGGAGTTCTACCCCGAGCTCTTCGGCAGGATCCGGGAAAAGGTCAAGGCCGGCCAATTTGTTCCGGTGGGGGGCATGTGGGTCGAGTCGGACACCAACATGCCCGGCGGCGAGGCCATGGCCCGCCAGTTCGTGGAGGGCAAAAGCTACTTCCTGCAGGAGTTTGGTGTCGAGTGCCGCGAAGCCTGGCTGCCGGATTCGTTCGGGTACTCCGCCGCTCTGCCGCAGATTGTGAAGTCGGCCGGAAGCCGGTGGTTCCTCACACAGAAGATTTCGTGGAACCAGGTCAACCGGATGCCGCACCACACCTTCAACTGGGAAGGCATCGACGGTACCCGGCTCTTCACCCATTTCCCGCCGGTGGACACCTACAACGCCGAACTGACGGGCCGGGAACTGGCGCATGCAGAACGGAATTTCCGTGATCATGGCCGTGCCAACACCTCGCTGGTGCCCTTTGGTTATGGCGACGGCGGCGGCGGACCCACGCGTGAGATGCTGGCCGCTGCCCACCGCACCGCCGACCTGGAGGGCTCGCCCAAGGTCCGGATCGGTTCGGCCGAAAGTTTCTTCACCCAGGCCGAGGAGGGCTATGCGGCCCTTCCGGTGTGGGTGGGGGAGATGTACCTGGAACTCCACCGGGGCACGTACACCAGCCAGGCCAAGACCAAGGCCGGGAACCGGCGGAGTGAACACCTGCTGCGGGAGGCTGAACTCTGGTGCGCCACGGCCGCCGTCCGAAGCTCCTTTACCTACCCGGCCGCCGAGCTGAAGCGCCTCTGGCGACTGGTGCTCCTGCAGCAGTTCCACGACATCCTGCCCGGCAGTTCCATCGCCTGGGTCCATCAGGACGCCGAACGGAACTACGCCGCCATCAGTTCCGGTTTGGAAGCCCTCATTGGCCAGGCCGCGGCCGCACTGCTGGGGGAAGGTTCGCGGCTGTTCCTGCTCAATGCCGCTCCCCATGGGCGCAACGGGGTCCCGGCTCTCGGGGCGGCTGAGCCGTCCGTGGCGGGCCCCGCCGTCCAGTCCCACGAAGTGGACGGCGACGGAGTGGACGGCGGTTTTGTGCTGGATAACGGCATTATCAGGGCTGTCCTGGACTCGGACGGCCTCATCACATCGCTAACTGACTACGCCACAGGACGCGAAGCCATTGCGCCCGGCGCGCGCGGCAACCTGCTGGAGCTGCACCGGGACACCCCCAACGAGTGGGACGCCTGGGACATTGATGAGTTCTACCGCCGCAACGTCACGGCCCTGACGGACGCGCAGGACGTCCGGCTGGAGCCCGCGGAAAGCGGCGCCAGGGTGGTGGTTGAGCGGATGGCCGGTTCCTCGCCGGTGACCCAAAGCATCACGCTGGACGTTGGCAGTGACTCCCTGGCTTTCACCACTGCGGTTGAGTGGCAGGAGAGTGAGAAACTCCTCAAGCTGGGGTTCCCGCTGGACGTCAAAGCCGACCGCTCAGCTGCCGAAACACAGTTCGGACACGTATTCCGGCCCACGCACAACAACACCTCCTGGGAGGCGGCGAAGTTCGAGATCTGCGCGCACCGCTGGATCCACGTGGCCGAACCCGGCTACGGCGTCGCGATCTCAAACTCGGCCACCTACGGCCACGATGTCACCAGGAATGTCCGGGAGGACGACGGCGGGACCACCACCTCGGTGCGTCTCTCCCTGCTGCGGGCACCGAAGTTCCCTGACCCGTCGGCGGATCGCGGGCACCACGAACTGACGGTTACTGTCCGCCCCGGGGCGGGAATCGCCGAAGCCGTCGAGGAGGGGTACCGCACCAACCTGGCGCCGCGCCTGGTTCGCGGTGGTCACGGGGTGGAGCCGTTGTTCACGGTGGACAACGCCGCCCTGGTGGTTGAAGCCGTCAAGCTGGCGGAGGACGGTTCGGGCGACGTGGTGGTGCGCCTCTACGAGTCCCTGGGCCAGCGCTCGGCC
The window above is part of the Pseudarthrobacter sp. IC2-21 genome. Proteins encoded here:
- a CDS encoding DUF6457 domain-containing protein — encoded protein: MKSQDETLEEWSRSLLQAYDLEDVQIDVNAILSLAGVAAHSVVRPAAPLTTFIAGLAAGLAAGPGQAPDAAAMNAALDRARTLAADYDSAATEPKSAGAPVE
- a CDS encoding molybdopterin molybdotransferase MoeA; protein product: MTTAPGDEAGSPDPLHAPPTPETGPVHLAHTWEEARKAAFDGATPIPPGRVPLGQALGRVLVEDIAALHDMPHYASSAMDGWAVNGSGPWIVSEPGQRLAPHQASPIVTGGLIPPGARAVLRSESAVLGTDEDGLPLLQTGGTARPGEPRNGQHIRKAGEEAVEGDVLVKAGVTLNPAHLAVAALAGHDDLLVRGKPVVKLLLTGSEVVAHGLPAPGQVRDTFGPQLASVVDMLGGIYAGQERIGDSYPEWLAGLEDLPPEVPDPAALPADVVITTGGTGVSHTDHLRRAVAELGGRLVIDGIAMRPGHPAVLAELPDGRFVLGLPGNPLAAMMALSTVGAPLLAALGHGTMPPIQHVPCGTTIEPEPGRTRLMPFRLLYGMASPAKHTGPGMMRGLASADGVMVVPPHGVQLGEPVAAFALPWGPPLPVPEPAGAKPKTRAGAKGATRTAGKDAAKPAGPVDWSALLG
- a CDS encoding molybdenum cofactor guanylyltransferase — encoded protein: MDADSFDFDAVILAGGRSERLGGVPKQGLKYDGDTLLGRSIAAAGGARAVVVVGPEPAEHPAGILSCREEPAFGGPAAAIAAGLAALAKAGGSRPPVTLVLACDMPNVRQAVTALREGLLAAGPLTTCDGVVAVSEDGRRQPLVGFYSTPALQRSAAELAARGQLINGSVRALLASLDVKPVAVPARSTADVDTWDDAATLGVGGPGPLGGSRSKAAADELGGRA
- a CDS encoding alpha-mannosidase, giving the protein MHDDRRITEVRLARFVRERIDPAVYPRSVPLTLTSWDAPGEPVTVMEALRHDFLPQEHGAAWGQPWGTKWLRLQGDVPEAWGTGADTAVEIVVDLGFINEAPGFQCEGIAWRPDGTIIKAISPRNQYIPLKLLGSGMAVDFYVEAAANPDMAQGWTFAATPLGDKATAGTAPQYRLGRIAIAELNQTVWELQQDVWTLSGLMHELPVEQPRRHEILRALERMMDLMDPDDVPGTAAAGRAALAEVLSRPAYASAHQLVATGHAHIDSAWLWPVRETIRKCARTFSNVVALMDEDPGFVFSCSSAQQFAWMKEFYPELFGRIREKVKAGQFVPVGGMWVESDTNMPGGEAMARQFVEGKSYFLQEFGVECREAWLPDSFGYSAALPQIVKSAGSRWFLTQKISWNQVNRMPHHTFNWEGIDGTRLFTHFPPVDTYNAELTGRELAHAERNFRDHGRANTSLVPFGYGDGGGGPTREMLAAAHRTADLEGSPKVRIGSAESFFTQAEEGYAALPVWVGEMYLELHRGTYTSQAKTKAGNRRSEHLLREAELWCATAAVRSSFTYPAAELKRLWRLVLLQQFHDILPGSSIAWVHQDAERNYAAISSGLEALIGQAAAALLGEGSRLFLLNAAPHGRNGVPALGAAEPSVAGPAVQSHEVDGDGVDGGFVLDNGIIRAVLDSDGLITSLTDYATGREAIAPGARGNLLELHRDTPNEWDAWDIDEFYRRNVTALTDAQDVRLEPAESGARVVVERMAGSSPVTQSITLDVGSDSLAFTTAVEWQESEKLLKLGFPLDVKADRSAAETQFGHVFRPTHNNTSWEAAKFEICAHRWIHVAEPGYGVAISNSATYGHDVTRNVREDDGGTTTSVRLSLLRAPKFPDPSADRGHHELTVTVRPGAGIAEAVEEGYRTNLAPRLVRGGHGVEPLFTVDNAALVVEAVKLAEDGSGDVVVRLYESLGQRSAGIIKATFPVLDVQATDLLERPAEAPGVTPAGQGSVHLALRPFQLITLRFAR
- a CDS encoding NlpC/P60 family protein → MTTRATVARHRAEVTKTNSLAVIAKAVGDNAGGMGRQAAVIAAASGLVLTSGIAANAADTNVQREAASTASFEIGTAAPAVISAESTIAISYEKPAVTTTPAPVAEPEPEPVVEAAPAAAAAPAAAPAAAIKVASSAPAAPAAPVAASGKGQAILSAAYAQLGVNQDCTMLVTNSLAAVGINFHDWPAGYLSLGRTVSAAEAKPGDLIYYANGGAGMAHIAVYAGNGQAVHGGYNGNQTVVFSANVGSGPVFIRVS
- a CDS encoding HNH endonuclease, whose product is MRTLVLNAGYEPLAVVTFRRALVLVLTGKASVIAEGDDPVVGPQEILGRPSVILLNRYIRPRYNQSTAVSRRGVLRRDGHRCAYCGKGAHTIDHVQPKSRGGADSWENLVAACLRCNNSKGDHTPAEMGWKLRFVPEAPHGTIWQIKELEKPTPAWDPFLLPERAA
- the fdhD gene encoding formate dehydrogenase accessory sulfurtransferase FdhD, which encodes MGRVTQRRKVHKYVLDGSPAAQEFPIRHREDVLAVEEPLEIRLGQLSFSVTMRTPGDDFDLVAGFLVSEGIIWAPEQLVSLRFCAGEDENGVQTFNVVEAQLRPDVELPARGRNVFTSSSCGICGTDSIEAVQKSSRYSPAADPLTIPAEVLAVLPDRLREAQAVFDTTGGVHAAGLFRITDDGGVELLCLREDVGRHNAVDKVVGWALREGLLPLTGLVLQVSGRASFELVQKAALAGIPVLAAVSAPSSLAAELAQASGMTLAGFSRGTSMNIYAGQERVTLAASNKAEDAAARVAG